The region GCCCCACCACGGCCTCCCTAACCCCTTGGACGTGCTGCAGAGAGAGGTCCCTTCTCATATTTATGTATAAACAGGTAccagttttgattttatttcatcatattaACATTCATGACACATCAGAATGAGAAATGCACAATTGTAACCATTCAACAGCTTGCCTTACTCCAAAAGAACACTATATTCATATTACACATTTATACAGTCTTCCCACCCAACTTTACAAATGTCCTAAACCATTTTCCAGCATTTCTCACATCGAAGTCTAGTTCTGCTGTTTAATATTACCATTCTGTATCATCTGGTAGGCTCCAGCACTCCCCCTCTGATTCACGGTGCAGAGAACCAGCCACCTGGGGCCCATGGCCACCCATGTGGCTCCAGGGCTGGCCCGAGAGGCTGGCCCCTCAGCTGGGAAGTCTCCATTCCGAGGGCTGATTATTTGACATTAGCGATCAAGAACTAAAAGCTGTAACATAGGACCACATCGGTCACAGGAAGGAAGGGGACCATGGCCAAGAGAAATTCCGAAGGTTGGAAGGCCAGTTCAGCCCTAATACCTCATTAAAACCAAATCCCACAACCTTCCTGAAACATACAGCATTGGAGCCATTGCTTTCACTTCTCAAAAATGTTCCACAGTTGTGACCAGACTCTGGAAGCTGGGAGCTGTTACACAGTTGGTGCGTGTGTATGTAACACATCAAAAATCAATATGTGAAACCTTGATAATTGGGTCTGATTACACCCAGAATTTGCATGTATAGAGAAAAGCTAAATCACTTAACAGAACCTTTCCAGTATGGTAACAATGCACTCCCTACACAGTTTACTCTCATTTTACACCCATATCACAGCCCATTGTTTGTGCATAACCAGTTATGTTCTACGAAGCTCAGAATTGTCACAATCAAGTCAGTTTTGAATCATTTCACTCTATGCTGGTTTTAGCAGTCACCATAAGAAACATGAAGTCACATCCGACTCAAAGGACTGTCCATTTCTCACACGTAGAAAAACCTGAGATATGAGTCAGCAACTAGCTACACTTACAGTAAAGAACAACACAAACACCCACCCaccacccttaaaaaaaaaaaaaaaagctgctgaCGTGAATTAAGGCTTCAAAACAGGACCAGACTGTAGCTGACAAAACTCAAGCCAGGAAGTTTAAAAGCAGGTAAGTACTATCACTTGTTTACTTGTTCTAATCACCTAGTTTCAGCTGCCAGGGTTGATTCCATACAGTGATTGTAGGTACGGACTGAGACCACTTGGTCCCTCTCCATTTTGGTGTCCCTTCTACTAAAAAATGCTGGGGGTAGTTTGAGAATAGCGTGGGTGTGTCTTTCCACTCTTGTTTGTGATGAAACAAAATTTGTCCGCCTCCTCCTCACCTTTCTATACCCTTTAGTTCTGAGCACTCCAGGCTTACGAAAGCCTCTCAGCCCTAACAGTATGAAAGCCTAAGGAAATCACAGAAAATACCACCTTCGTCACAtgctaagggggaaaaaaaaacccactgagaAAATAACAGCCCCCTGCTGCTCCTCAGTAATTTTATCTTCTCTTATCCTTCCACAGTTTTCTGCCTCTTGGTAGTTTCCAATAAAATTCCACCTTATTGTTCCATTTTCACAAAATACCTCTGTGCAGTgaaaccaaaatagaaaatacCTAGTTTGGCTGAGACTTTGAAGGGGGTGCTGCTCTGCTACCAAATAAATTCACATCTGGCTTGAAACCAGGTTAACCTTTACTTCCCAAGATTAACAAGCCCATCTTGAACAGTTCTTTTGATTTAGAAAGAGGGAGGTAGACTCATTTAGCCTCCCAACATTAGCTTAAATCATGATGCTGCCAGATTCCTGGCTGTTCAGTTGATCTCGGATAGCTTCACCTTCCTTCTTCACAAAGCCGAGAAGAAGAGGAGCCAGACCACTTCCATCCAGGCCTAACTGGAAATGCCTGCAGAGATCGTCTAAATTGGTCGCAAGGTGTGACTAGCTACCTACCTGTTCACAATGCCTAGAAACCGGGCCACCAGACCTGGTAGTGGTGAAAGCCCCGACTTTCTGTCTGAGGTACTGGGGTTGCTCTAAAGTAGGTCTTAGCAAGGCCCCCTAATGGTCGGTCAGCAGAATGACGCTGGCAGCCAGCGCAGCGGCTGGCGGGTGCGCTTGGATCTGTGCATCGGCTTTGGACATGATGGTTCTTTGTGGATTTACCATTAGGTTTTGTTCCTAACGGGGTCTCCCCGCCCGACCCACAGGCTGGCTCAGTCTCAGCGCTAAGGTGCACTACGGAAGGGACCAGACAGGACTAGGATCTGAGATCTCTTTGTAGCACAACAAGAGAACGGTGGGGGCTTCCGTCCTCTAACTCCAAGCAGAACTCAGTCTAGTAAGAATGTGAGGATGTGCAATCCATTGCATAGAACTGTGTCACGTGTCTGGGGGAAAGCTGGCCTGGACCCTTCCATTTGTGTTGAGAGAAGTATTAGCTGCTCTCTCAACTGCAGATGTTAAAAAAGAACGGTGTGGATCCATGTGTTGTTTTTACACCATAGCTCcattttccaaaaatatatatgtacatatacatatttcagaTTTACAGGGAATTAGTTTTCGTGAACAAGACAAGTCCTGTCCACGGGAGTCACAAGTGTCCTCCTGCTCAGGAGACCTCGATGATTTCCATGCTGCCTGAAAAGCTTGACTGGCTGCCCACCTTGCCCAGTTCCTCCCGCGACCGGTTCTCGGACCTGATGCTCTCACCGAACTCCATCTGGCAGCTTCGACGCTTGAACTGCTTCTCGAAGGGGCTCTCCTCGTGCCAGCTGCGCCGGGAGTCGGCCCTGTCGCCGGGCTTGTGGCGCCGGCGCACCGAGTGCCCGGGGTCCCCGCCGCACGTGGGCAGCTGGCTGCAGCTGAAGGCAGGGTGGCCCGCGCGGCCCCCATAGACGGCCGAGGCTGAGTAGAAGTGCGGGGGCTCTGGTGTGAAATACCAGCTCTTGGTCAGGGCCGGGGCGGAGGTCTGGGGGGCCAGGAGGTCCGAGTGCCAGCCCTCCAGGCCCAGCCCCGTGGCCGACGTGGCCAGGTGCTGCTGGCTGGCCGAGAGGCCGAAGAGGAAGCGGGGCTGCCCGCGGTCCTCCACGCTCCCGCTGCGGTGCAGGGGTGACCACAGGGGCCGCCCCGGCCGGGGCCGTGCACCCTGGCCGCTGCCGTCGGAGGGCCGGGGCGGCGGGGCCTCCTCGCGGTCCGGGCTGGCCTCCGGCGTCTGCTCTGACACCTCCTGCACCGGAGAGAACTGGCAGGGCTGGCAGGGCTTGCCTGCGCCTTCCAGGCCGGAGGTGGCGGGCTTGTAGAGCTCCAGGGCGGCCTCGGGCGATGAGAGCCCGCCGGGAGTCGGGGACACTGACTTGATGTCCAGTGAGAAGGAGCGCTTGAGGCGGCCACTGTCCTCCAGCCTGTCCGAGGGCAGGTGGAGCCCGTTGAGCGCCTGGATCAGGGGGCCGTCGTCGGCGGCCGTGCTGGGGGTCGCAGGCCTTGGCCCTGCCCCCTCGGAGGGAGCGGGAGCCGGGCGGGCGCGGGGCGGCCCTGGGGGCAGCTGGCTCCCCTGTGCGCCCTCCACGGGGCCAGGCCCGGCAACCGACTCGCTTGGCTTCTCCAGGGGCAGCAGCTTCAGTTTGCTCTTGGGCCCAGCGGCCCCGGTCTGGCTCTTTATCCTCTTCTCGTAGTCCAGGAGCTGGCCCAGGAAATTGAAGTTGGGAGATATagtaggtcttttttctttcacaaatctGTGAGGAGTGGGAAAAACCAAAAAGGTTTGAATCGGACAGCTGACCTGTTAAAGATATTCAGGTACAGTAAGTGAAGAGGTGAGGCTGAATTATCAGAGAGGTCTTCCCAAGACCTTTGGAAGACGGCTGGATTAAAAGTTCAGGGAGCGGGTGGAGGAGGAGGTACGGGTCTCTGCCTTACAGGAGGACCCTGAGAATGCTAGAAAGCAGGGAGCCCAGCCCCcaaagttctaggttcatcctcCTTATTTTCAAGGACTTAAGCCTtccagtgggtttccctggttagttcagttggttaagaatccacctcaatgcaggagaccccagttcgattcctgggctggcaagttttcttggagaagggataggctaacccctacagtattcttgggcttccctggtggcttagatggtaaagaatccgcctgcaaggcaggagacctgcgtacaatcccctggaggagggcatggcaacccactccagtattcttgcctggaggatccccatggacagaggcgcctggtgggctccagtccatggggtcgcaaagagtcagacatgactgagcgacttcagcaTGTGCACAATGTTTCCCGTGCAGCTGGTAAGAGATGATTCTTTCCTCACCACCTgggacacccccacccccgcccctgcacTGGTGTTCCCATCAGAAGTATAGCTTAACAGGCACACCACCTTCAACTTTCCAATGTGAGAGTCCCCACAGTGACTTCGAGAAATTTCACATCTATAATTAATGACCAAAAGAGAGAGGGTATCAGATGGCCAGAGCTTCAAAGCACACACTTCTCAGTTCCCTGCTCTTTGTATTTAATGGGACAGAATAACCAGTCACACAGTGGACTGTCTGCTAAGCATGATGTTAATGCACTAACAAGAGTATTAGCTCATTCAGCCCTCAAAACTACCCTCCATCACGGAGGTACACACAGTCCTTATGTGACTTGCCCCAGTCACACAGTTATTAAAGGATGGGGCTGGGATTCAAAACCAGGTCTAACATCTGGATTCATTCCTGTAACCACCTTGTTAAAAGAGTCACCAACTAGTCAAAACTAGTAGTAAAcagcttttccattttattgcagAAACAAAGATTCAGAAATAGTAGATATGTTCTTTAGTGGCCGCTGACTCTCACGGACACGCCTCAGAAGATGAAGGAGTGAAACTACCCTAAGAATTTGaataaggaaggaaagagaaaactcaaaaataaactcCTTAGAAATACGTAAcctaaagcaaaaattaacaaagccagAAATAACTGGTTCACTGTGACAAGTGTAAATACAGGGTCTTCATGCTAAGATCCCCTGTGAGGATATGAGGGTGCCTTTCCTGCTGGTTTGTGTGGGGTTCAGGAGGACCTGCCTTCCCACTTCCTTCCTCCAGTGAGAGACTGTTCGAGTAGCTCATTTCTTTGTTCCAAATTTtccaatttgagaaaaaaaatcctattgtTACAACAGGTCTGGTTCTGTGTGCATATATTTATTGATCCGTTATCCCATGGAGACTAAGCACCTCTATCCAACAAGATACATAGAGGGCTCTGCTTCATATGTCCCTCAACACAACCCCAGTCCTTGGTGCTGCCGTCACTGGCTGCCTTCTGTCTGGAGAATGAGATTGGGGGCAACCAGTCAAAATTATACACTGCAAAATCTGGGCAAGTCTATGGACGGCCACATGCAAATCAATGaggttagaacacaccctcacaccatacataaaaaataaactcaaaatggcttaaagacttaaatataagacatgacaccataaaactcctaaaacacaggcaaaacattctctgacataaattgtactgATGTTTTCTTAAGACCGTCTCCCaaggtaatagaaataaaaaccaaaataaacaaatgggacccaatcaATCTTAGGAgctttttgtacagcaaaggaaaccataaaacaaaaagacaaccaaggaatgagagaaaatatttgcaaatgatgtgactgacaagggcttaatttctaaaatatacaaacaatccaataaaaaaatgggcagaagacctaaatagatatttcaccaaagaagacatacagatggccaatgggGACATGAAAAAGATGTTTGTCATTGCTaattagagacatgcaaatcaaaactacagtgagatatcacctcccacaatcagaatggccatcactgaaaagtctacaaataatacatGTTGGAGAGGTTATGggaaaaagggaaccttcttacaccaTTGCTGGGAaggtaaattagtgcagccactatggaaaacagtacagaagttcctcaaaaaacaaaatagagttgccatatgatccagcaatcccactcttgggcataaaCTCAGACAAAAgtataatttcaaaaaatacattAACACCAACgttcaccaacagatgaatggataaagaagatgtgtgtgtacacacacacacatgaatattactcagacatgaagaagaatgaaataatgccagtaGCAACAACATGGGTggtcctagagattatcatactaagtgcagtcagaaagagaaataccatatgctGTCACTTCTATGTGGGATCTAAAacacaacacaaatgaacatatctacgaaacagaaacagacataagaACAAACCTGTGATTGCTAAGGTGGAggaaagcgggggtgggggggagattgGGCGCTTGGGATTAGCCGGTgccaactattatatataggctggataaataacaaggtcctactatattcaatatcctgtgacaaaccataatggaaaagaatataaaaaagaatatgtgtctgtatagctgaatcactttgccacaCAGCAGAAATtgccaacattgtaaatcaattatgcttcaataaatattaaaaaaaaaaaaaactgggcaaGTCTAGATTGTGAATGGAGTTTGACAATTATTTGGTTTTATACTTACATATACTGGACTTTATCCTCAGTGAAAGCGAGAGAGAGTCTGAAGTACAGTACGAATTCTATAATGAGTATTCTCCTGGAGCATTTTTTCTCATGTGTAAATTAGAACAAATGATATTTCTCCAATTAGGGAAAGATCTCTAGCTTTGCTGtttcttaaacttaaaaaaactcaggacttccctggtggctcagatggtaaagaatctgcctgcagtgcaggagacccaggttcgatccctgggtcatgaagatcctctggagaagggaatggcaacccactccagtattcttgcatggagaaccccatgggcagaggatcctggcaggctacagtccatggggtcgcaaagagttggacatgactgtgtctaatactttcacttttttcaaactTAATAAAGCAGCTGAGGATGAACTTGATTCATGGGAGGGTAGAATTAGtgctaaattataaaaatacatttttctccaACCTTGAAACATTTGTCACCTGTAAAGAGTGTTAACTAAAATAATCGTGGTCACCCACTCTCATATCTCCTCATGATTCAGGTCAAAGGAGAAGCCACTCACACAGGGCATGTTCCTGTCCTCACCTGTAAGCTTCATCCAAGGACATATCCATCCTCTTCATGATGTAGGCGATGGCGATGGTGGCGGAGCGGGAGATCCCTGCCAAGCAGTGCACAAGGACACATCCATTGGAGGCTTTTGCTTTCTCTGTAGGAGTCAAATTCAGAAAAGATCATTAACAACTTTGTTCAGCAGTAAAGTCATGTTTCCATATACTCACACAGTGTCCTTCACCTGCCGACGCAAAGTAATGTCCCTCTCTTGATacttatctatttttcctttcaatactCTTTTAAGGAGGTAGGGAACACGATTTCCCCACCATTTTCATAGAGAACAGTGAAGGTCCCCACATGTGTTAATAAGCAACTTGTCCCTAATCCAGGTTGCCTCTCATTCAATACATTTCACTGCATTTTTtacattatgtattatttttattactctccCTGAGTATAAATCATAGATTGTGATCACATGATTCTACTTGCTTGGCATAGAAAACTTCAAAAATACAGAATAGTATACAAGAAAATAACATCCAAAATCCTAAGATTTTAGCTAATATTTTGTTTACCCACGTTGTCTGACACTTCAGCTTTTTGCTAATTACATAAGAGAcctttttccagttttaagaaaCAACTTACATATAACATATTTTAGGTGTATGACATAATGATTTAAATATGtgagattaaattttaaaagcactttttccttttaaacatatGTGACACATTACTGTGTAAAcagcagggaggtggggaggggggacctAGTCACAATGACACTACATTACAACATAAAAAGATGCCAAATCAAGAATCCTAAATGTCAACTCACAGAACCCTTCTTCCTCATAGAAAAATAGTTTCCCCATTTTTCTCCAGGAGACTTTCTGCTATGACATAAAATGGCTCACTGAACTTTATTTGCTGAACTCAAGGAGAAACCATGTGTGCACCATGAATCAGGTTTAGTAGGTCCTTGAATGAGGACCAAGGGAACTCTGACCTCTTCCCTGAGATCATACTATCACACTGCATCATGCTCACTGCCCATAACATGGCAGGACTCTGCTAGAACCAAGAACCAGGGAAATTCAATCACAGTCCTGCCACCTCTCACTGTAGATGAGCTTTAAAAGCTTTCTCGTGAGTAAGGATGAAGTTACCCCAGAGCCTGGAAGCAACCACCACTTCAGTCGGTACTATGACTGCCTCAATTCTAAACAGTTAACCTGTGTGCTGACCTGCTGCCATCAACTTCCCTTTTCGTTCTTGTTTTCACTGATTAACTATCAAAAGTTTACCAAGCCTTATGTTAATATTCTTGTAAATAACAGCTATCCCAGGGACTCTGCTCTGGCAGCTGAATAATACAAGGCTCCAGTCTCGCCACCTCTGTTTACATATTACAAACATCTAATGTACGTGATGTATTATTTGTTATATACAGAGCACTGAAGGGCTTTGAGGTAGTACATGAACAATCAAGCAGTTTCCCTTTAAATAGGGAAATCaaacacaataaaacaataacaaaggaATACAAGACAACattgaaacaaagaaataaggaCACACTATACAACATAATAGTacataaactcatgtccacaaAGCCCATGACTTCCTGGGCCTCCGCAGCTCTCTTCCCCCTTTACTAGTCAGTATTTAGCCTGGACTGCTCTTAGTACTTCCTTTTAACCTTGGCTACTGAGAAGCTCAAAGCCGAGGTTTTCACTCAGTTTCAACAGGGAACTGTGATTCGGATTTCACTGTACCTTTGCTAGCCACATACTACTTGGTTCTTGATCTTCTATCCCATTTTAATGGTAATATGGATGAATGTGTATTACCTTCTGATCCCAACCTCTTCCTGTAAGCTGCTTCAAATTCTTACTGGAAATAGGCtggcttgaaatatttttttaatgttgacagTATCCTCTCATTTTTAGTAATTATCTCAGAACTAGACTCGAAGGGCCGAGAAGGGTTTTGCTTCTAACGCTCTCCCAAAGTATTGAACACTGAGCACACAGTATAAACCCTGTATACACAGGCCAGCTGGccgatacatattttaaaaggtaatctttataaaaaaaattgaaaaaggctGGAAGGAAATAAAGCTATGATGATAACAGATGTGTTAGGATGTTGAGGGtataggtttccttttctctgtttttcaaattttctgtgtGGTACTTATACTGCTTTTACAACTGTTTggatgatatattttaaaaatctaattaaaaagtGATTATATGGAAGTGGAGCTCATTAGAATACATTTCGTGTCAGAACTGTGTGCTAAACTGAGTCTCTTAAGGCAAAGGAAGGAATGCCCATAGacctggaggagagaagggaaacatTCAACAAAGACCCATAGTGGGGCTGGACCACTGCTCAGAAAAGAGGCTTGCCTGGTGCGTGCTGGGTGGGAAGGGACTGAACAGGAGGTTCAGAGGTGGGGAGCGGCTGCTGGAGAGTCTGGGAAACTCGGGCAAAGGACCCGAGACACTTAAGTAGCCTCTGCAGGTGCTGAATAGGGGCAACAGGAAGGCATGGATGGGGAaaactggaaattaaaacaaaagcaggTTGCTACTACAACAATCCAAGGATaagaaaaggatatatatatttttcatttttgcctatatttttcttttatcaattCTAGGTTAAAAAAGAGGTGGGGGgaagtttaagagggaggggacatatgtatatacctatggctgattcatgttgatatctgGCAGAAACCTATGCAATTCAGTAAAGGAATTACCCttcaactgaaaaatgaattaattaaaaaaaaagaagataacaaATGAAATGGATGAAGGGGAGAAGTTACAAAGGTGAAAATGGAGGAAGTAATAACTGAAGTGGCAGAGTACACCTCTAAGAAAAAGGCTTctcagataattttttaattcagCTACTATTTATTAAGAGCCAGTTACAAGTCGAGCACCGTGCAAATGTTTATATGTATTATCTATTTTAATCCATACAATATCCTTATAAGGTATATACAGGTATACAGTataagtatataagtatatatatatattatatataatatatatataagtatataagtatataagatAAATACATTATCTTCAGTCATCAGATCAGTAGACTAAGGAATAGAGAATTTTTAGTAACTCACCCAGAATCACTTAACTGATAACCAAGGGAGGCAGGACTCAAATACAGTTTGGCTTCAAAGTATATCCTCTTCATTACCTCCCTGTGTTGCCTACAAAAGCCCTGAGTTTgctgtgggggaggtggggcaggagcCTGTACAGTCagctgggctgggggcctggtCAGGGTCCCAAGCACAGACAGGCAATTGTGCtcacctctgcctccctctcctaaaagcaaaggcaacacTCAAACCTGAGCCTTTCCAACAAACCCAGGAACTTACTGAAATTTAACCTGAATGATAAAAAGTACAAGCCTGTAAGTCAGTAAGTCCTGGTACGAGGGTACATCTTTGTGTTCTCCGCCATGACTAACcaaggctttatttatttattttttttttttagattaatatctaccatgtttttttttttttttaatttttattagttggaggctaattactttacatcattacagtagtttttgttatacattgatatgaattagccatggatttacctaaCCAAGGCTTTAAATGGCCTGGAGAAGACCAGCACCTCTAGTGAACACAGGCTGAATTCCACAGTGGGCTGGAGGTATTGCATCTGGATGGTCTGGGTGGGAAAAGGGTGGTGGCCCTAACAGCAAACAGGGCCAAGCAAGTCAACTACTGGTGAGTAAAAATATCTTCAGATAtacaattataatatatatttgggTATGTATCTCACCAACTTGGAACATGGTAAAGTTTCTTTTGTATGAATTAAAAGCAGCCAATAGCTCCCATGAAATCGAAGAAAAGTTAGCTGGAGGCAAAGTTCCCTCTTTCCTACCAACCCTCCTAAAGCTTAGACACTGTCATGACTCAACAAAATCAGGTTTTCTTCTGAATTTAGACTCTGAAACCGTACTTTTAGCTGAAATCAGAGCCAATTACCTCTGGATCAATGTGACATTTAATGGGAACATTAACTATAACCGTCGTCTTTCAAACAGGCAAACACTGAATGATATGCTGAATACTTCCTAGAAGTAGAATGGCGGGAAAAATTAATTACGGGAGTTTAGTTTGTGATGATTTTCATGAGAATTATCTAAGCCATTTATCTTCTGGTGTTTCACAGGATGCATGCCTATTAAAGAGAGGTCTTCGCAATCTGAAATCTTGAGAAAAGGGGGATCTGTTTCAAAATTACCCAAAGTTCCAAAAGCACTGTCTAGAAAATTCCTCTCACAGATGAAAGGATAGAGTGAGGGGCTTAATTTACATAGTTACATTGTTTAAAAGGaatcagttctttttaaaaaaaacactttcagTAATCAATTCGAGAGTATTTAATTATGGATGAGGGTCCTCCAGCTCATGACTGGGGGAAAACCAACGAAAACTCACATGGACATCAAGAGTCACACCTAGTCATGCTGCCCAGGAGCAATGAACCCATGTTGTTGGTTTAACCATTTTCCACCAAAACCACATTTCAAGTAAATGTCATTGATTTCCTACCAGCAGACCTGATTTCAAGGCACCAAAAATGTCACAGCAGTGCCAGAagctgggagctggggctggggcggCTCCAGGGCTGACGGGCCCAGTGAGCAGAACAAAGTGCCATCCAGACCAGACCCTGTCACAGTCATCGCCAAGGAATGACCACAcgaatgtgagtgtgtgtgttggaaTTTCATTAGACCCAATACTACTAATACTTGAAATTGCTGGCACACAAATGGAGGCTTAGGAATCTTGTgacataaaaactttaaatgtaaTGGGATTAGTTTCCACAGGACTTGGCTGTTCTCTGGGGAAAGCACAGCAGCAAGGCAGAAAGAGGTTAAGGAATGCCACCAGAGTTTCCAGAAGTCTTTTAGAGGATCTGATGAAGTGGCTGGCAAGTTTAATCCCAGAAAGTTTAACCCACTTTCAAACACTAGCAAATCTGTAATCGCAGGTCCCATCAGGCTTAACCCTGGGAATGTTGGAGTGAGCTAAGATGTCACAAGGCCAGTCCCGCAGGGACATCATGGCCCATGCGGCA is a window of Odocoileus virginianus isolate 20LAN1187 ecotype Illinois chromosome 23, Ovbor_1.2, whole genome shotgun sequence DNA encoding:
- the DUSP16 gene encoding dual specificity protein phosphatase 16, giving the protein MAHEMIGTQIVTERLVALLESGTEKVLLIDSRPFVEYNTSHILEAININCSKLMKRRLQQDKVLITELIQHSAKHKVDLDCSQKVVVYDQSSQDVASLASDCFLTVLLGKLEKSFSSVHLLAGGFAEFSRCFPGLCEGKSTLVPTCISQPCLPVANIGPTRILPNLYLGCQRDVLNKELMQQNGIGYVLNASNTCPKPDFIPESHFLRVPVNDSFCEKILPWLDKSVDFIEKAKASNGCVLVHCLAGISRSATIAIAYIMKRMDMSLDEAYRFVKEKRPTISPNFNFLGQLLDYEKRIKSQTGAAGPKSKLKLLPLEKPSESVAGPGPVEGAQGSQLPPGPPRARPAPAPSEGAGPRPATPSTAADDGPLIQALNGLHLPSDRLEDSGRLKRSFSLDIKSVSPTPGGLSSPEAALELYKPATSGLEGAGKPCQPCQFSPVQEVSEQTPEASPDREEAPPPRPSDGSGQGARPRPGRPLWSPLHRSGSVEDRGQPRFLFGLSASQQHLATSATGLGLEGWHSDLLAPQTSAPALTKSWYFTPEPPHFYSASAVYGGRAGHPAFSCSQLPTCGGDPGHSVRRRHKPGDRADSRRSWHEESPFEKQFKRRSCQMEFGESIRSENRSREELGKVGSQSSFSGSMEIIEVS